The DNA window CAAAGGCTGGGAAAGACCCCCAAGATCCAGAGCTATTCCCACTAAACCCTGGCatgaagtgccacatccacttgTCTTCCTGTGCCCCCAAATGTCCCCTCTCCAGGGCAGGAAGTGCCACCAAATCCGAGCGAGCTGCTCAATAGCGAGTAAAACCCGGTTTAACCCGCAGGTAACTCCAGTCCAGGAGGGATTTTCCAGCCGGATTCCGCTTCCCAAGAAACCCCGGAGGTGCCAAGGAGCGCTGCAGGCACcgccttcctcccctccccaaaacGCCGTGTCCAGCCCCAAAATCCCAGTGGGAATCTGGCCTGGTTTGCTGTgcaggtggcactgggggcactgggggcactgggggcacagagggagagGATCTCGTGCCACTCAACGGGCTCTTTCCCTGCAGTTTATTCCATTTTCATCATCCTTTCATGATGTGGCCCTTCCAaaggagctcagggaaaggagggCCAGGGAAAGGAtgtggagaggaagggaaagggatggAAAGAAGAGGAATTGTTGCTCCTAAGGGTGAAAAACCACCGGGTTTGATCCCAGTCCTGCCCGTGGCAAGTTCCTTCTCCTGctggaaggggggaaaaggacAACTCTGCTGCCTTGGGTGGGACAGCTGCAGTCCCACACCAGTGGCTCCTGTTTGCTTTCCAAGGGCTCCCTGTCATGCCTTTATTTCTGGGATAAACTAGAGAGAAAACCACCTGGTCTGGgggaacaggagctgcttttcctccctccttccctgatttcctcagctgagggggagcagtgcctggcacagggtttGCCacctgccacccctgccctgcagaggggagggggaaatgtGGTGCCCAGCCTgacaaagaaacacagaacacaaaaaaatcccaaataaacTTCCACCCAGCCTGTTCCTCTTGCAAAGGAGATGCTGGACCctccagggaggagggaaaagctCCATTTCCTCCAATTCATGGGGGTGGAAGGGGCAACACGAAGACCCCAAAATTATAAGACATGGGAAATATCCCAATTCTCTCTATTCTGAGGGATTTTAAgggtggggagtggggagggaggactggacaggcacaggagcagccgTGGGGGAGGAAacatctctgcagcagctgctgtcagAGGAACAAAAATCAAACCTGCCCAGTAAATCCAGAGCCAAAGTCTCCCCTCAGCTGGTCCATCACCTCCCAGAGGGCACAGCCCGGGGGatgctccctgtgccacagccacaggCGGGtcctgcagcttcccagggaACTGGTCAGAGAATCATGGAGTCATTTCggctggaaaaaacctccaagatcaaaCCTTTTGCCTTTCCCTGATGGTTGGACTGgagggagtgggatggggaagagctgagccctggggcagagggtGATGCCACAGCCCCGCCTGGAGCAGCTTCCGAGGGCAGAGCCGGTGACCCCCGGGGGTCCCCCATCCTCCCCCTATCCCAGTTCACTCCCTTCCACACCCACTCCCAGAGCCCGCTGAGCCCCCTTGGAGACCCCCGGGGGGGAGTTTGGCTGGGCCGCGGGCAGCAAAGGGTTAGCCCGGAGGTGCTGCCAGCACCTGGcacgggagggagggagcgagcAGGGGATGGAGCGAGCAGGGGATGGAGCGGAGTTTCACTGAGACTCGGAGGAGGCAGCGAGGAGCAGGcggaggagcagaggggcagggagggggcagaggggcagggagaggggcacAAGGACGAGCAGCAGCGGCAGGTGAAGCCTCTTCCCCCGCCCGGACCGGCACAGCGGGGCGGGAGCAGCCGGAGCCACCATGGGCCGGGGGGGGCCGTAGGAACCCGCCTGTGCACGGGGACACCCCTTTCCCCTCGCTGACGTCCCTCGCTtaaaaagaagggagggaaaataacaaaaaaaaacccaacccaaagccGACAAAGCCACCCAAACCCTCCCGAAACCGGAGGCACGGAGAAGGCGGCGGCACCGGCTGGAAAATGCATCTTGCTCGGAGCTGCATCTTCCTGCTCATCCAGGGGGGCATCTCGCTGCTGGTGAGcgctggggaggggagggaggggaggggaggggagggagggaagggaggctgcagggaccGGGGGGTCGCGCTGCCGAAGGGACGGGGGTTGTTGACAGCCAGTGCCAATCCCCAAATCCATCCGtccatccctccccatcccctggaaaaaaacaagcGTCTCAAAACTTCTGCTATTTCGCAGCCGCGTtcgggcagagctgggggggagAAACCTCCCGATCACCCCAAAAATCTGCCCTCCCCGCAGCCCAGCATGGCAGTCCTGGCCCACCCCTGGGCACGGCTGGGGCACGGCTGGGGCACAGGCCGGCTCCAACCTCCTCTGCTTCCCGCTGCCTCCTCTGCCGGGGCAGCCCTTGTTGGCACCgcggggggcaccggggggtTCTCTCGGCCCGTGGGGTGCAGCCCttgcctcctgccctggcacccccagcccctggatGGGGTTATTTTGGGGTCCCAACCGGCTGCAGAAGCGGAGTTGGCAGAGGAGCCCAAGGGCATCACCCCAGGGGCAGAACTCAGCgctggctctgctgtcccctcaccctgtccctgccctccgAGTGTCCCCGACCCATGGCAGGGTCTGGAGGTTGGAAGAGGGGTCCATGTGAAGGTCACAAGGTGGGCACCCTCTGCCTGGAGTCCCCAGGGATGCCCCAGGtgccagtgccctgtgctgaggtggcacagccaggctgcacCAGTGTGAGCAAACTGGCCCCGTTCCAGCTGCTTTCCCCCAttcctgagcatccctggggaaTGAGGGCACGGGAAGCCACGGCcagaggggaggcagagggaacagagggaagggaagtgaGGAGAGGGGGTGGCCGGggaaggggtgggcaggggaaggggtggCTGGTGAAGGGGTGGCCGGGGAAGGGGTGGCCGGGGAAGGGGTGGCCGGggaaggggtgggcagggaaggggtgggcagggaaggggtgggcagggaaggggtgtcTGGGGAAGGGGTGGCCGGGGAAGGGGTGGCCGGggaaggggtgggcagggaaggggtgggcagggaaggggtgggcagggaaggggtgtcTGGTGAAGGGGTGGCCGGggaaggggtgggcagggaaggggtggctggggaagggatgtCTGGGGAAGGGGTGGCCGGGGAAGGGGTGGCCGGGGAAGGGGTGGCTGGAGAAGTGGTGACTGGGGAAGGggtggctggggaaggggtggctggggaaggggtggctggagaaggggtggctggggaaggggtggctggggaaggggtggcTGGTGAAGGGGTGGCCGGGGAAGGGGTGTCTGGGGAAGGGGTTCCTGGGGAAGGGGTGGCCGGGGAAGGggtggctggggaaggggtggctggggaaggggtggcTGGTGAAGGGGTGGCCGGGGAAGGGGTGGCTGGTGAAGGGGTGGCCGGGGAAGGGGTGTCTGGGGAAGGGGTTCCTGGGGAAGGGGTGGCCAGGGAAGGGGTGGCTGGTGAAGGGGTGGCCGGGGAAGGGGTGGCCGGTGAAGGGGTGGCCGggaaggggtgggcagggaaggggtgtcTGGGGAAGGAGTGTCTGGGGAAGGGGTGGCCGGTGAAGGggtggctggggaaggggtggcAGGAGAAGGGGTGGCTGGTGAAGGGGTGTCTGGGGAAGGGgtgtccagggaaggggtggctggggaaggggtggcCCCGGAGAACGAGGCTGGGCAGGGGTCAGGCCCCACCACCTTCTCTCACGCtccaccctccctgtgcccaggtgcTCTGTGGTGCAGAAGATCCAGGGAAAGGTGCAGAGCAGCCTGAaccccagagccagcagagagCCCCAGTGCAGAAGAtcagggagctgctgtccccaaagcccctcCTGACCCCAACCCTGCTGCAGAACATgaccctcctggagctgctgagcagctcacGGGAATTGTTGGATATCCTGGAGAACCCCTCGGAGCGGGACCaccacaccccacaccccagggcacagagggactTGGGGCCACCCTCGGgcaagctgaaaaaaatctttggctGGGGGGACTTCTACTCCAACATCAAGACAGTGAAGCTGAACCTGCTGATCACGGGGAAGGTGGTGGATCACGGCAATGGCACCGTCAACGTGTTCTTCCAGCACAACTCCACGGGGCACGGGAACATCTCTGTGAGCCTCGTGCCCCCCACCAAGGCCGTGGAGTTCgacctggagcagcagatcttCATCGAGGCCAAGGAGTCCAAGGTGTTCAACTGCCGCGTGGAGTACGAGAAGGTGGATCGTGCCCAGAAGACCTCCCTGTGCACCTACGACCCTGCCAAGACCTGCTACCACGAGCACACCCAAAGCCACGTGTCCTGGGTGTGCTCCAAGCCCTTCAAAGTCATCTGCATCTACATCACCTTCTACAGCACAGACTACAGGCTGGTGCAGAAGGTGTGCCCCGACTACAACTACCACAGCGACGTGCCCTATTTCCCGTCAGGGTGACGCTGCCAAGGGATGGCCCAGTGacaggagggcactggggggtggggggagggatGGGCATGGCTTTGTAGGCAGAGGTGGTCCCAAGAAACATGGAAGCAAGAGGaggattttccattttccccaCTGTCAAGAGGAGGAATTGCAGGCTGTGGGTACCTGGCCTGGATCTGTGGTCTTTGGGGACACCGAAGTGAGGGCTGAATTTAGGAGATGGAAAATAGGACATGAAGCCACAAGCAGGACTTGGATTTCTCAGTGCAATAATGGATTTACCTGGATCTGGGCCACGTGGGCCAAAAAAGGTCGGTGACCCCTGGCAGAGGGGGCTCCAGAGGGTGGGTCCCATGGcctggagctggggaagaaggACCTCAGGGTGGGGAGGAGGCACCTGATTCCCCCCATGGCCGTGGGGCATCCGTGGGCAGCCACCTCATCTCCCCAGGCTGAGTCCTACAGGAGTTGGGGATGAGTTTTCCCACCACTGCTGGGATGGAAACGGAGCCAGGATGGGCTGAAAGGACCTTCCCAgggtgccagcccagccctgctcaccctgggcactgggcacgGGGCGGGTTCGGGGGCTTGGCACTGGATCCCTGGGCAGAGAGAGATGCTGTGGGGCCTGTCAGGGCTGCTGACACAGAGTGTGATTCATGTGGCTCCCCTGGCACTCTGATTCATGTGTTTTCCCTCCACCTCATCCCTGCCAGCTCcgtgtgcccagctctgtgtgcccagctcCGAGCCCAcaggagctctggctgcaggaTTGGACCCCACTGGGAGGGAAATAAACTCCCACCAGGGTGACCTGGAGAGAGGGAATAAAATCTTCCTGGTGGCACCGAGACTGTTTTTACTGGGAGTgatgggagtccctggggggagGAAAACAAACTGGTGGGGTTGGGAATGATCCGTGTCCATGTCCAGCTCCACTCAGGGCCTTTCAGGAACTGGGAATTCAGTCCAGCTTTGGGGCTCTGCCAGGACTGGGCCTTTCATCCTGGTGCTCCTGCAGGAGCTCATTCTGCACCTCTGCTGGGTGTTCCCAACCTTCTCCCCTTCCCAGAAATCCAAACTTCAGCCTCCTGCCTGTGTGGCTGTTTCCAGCTGATGGGTATTCCCAACTGGTGGGTATTCCCAACTGATGGTTATTTCCAGTTGATGAATATTCTCAACTGATGGTTATTCCCAGTTGATGGATATTCCCAACTGGTGGATATTCCCAACTGGTGGATATTCCCAACTGATGGATATTCCCAGCTGATGGATATTCCCAACTGAAGAATATTCCCAACTGATGGTTTTTCCCAACTGATGGATATTTCCAGTTGATGAATATCCAACTGATGGATATTCCCAACTGATGGATACTCCCAAATGATGAATATTCCCAACTGATGGTTATTCCCAGTTCATGGTTATTCCCAACTGATGGATATTCCCAACTGATGGATATTCCCAACTGATGGATATTCCCCTCATTCTGCACCTCTGATGGATATTCCCaacctcctccccttccccacacaTCCAAACTTCATCCTCCCTGGCTATTCCCACCCTTCCCAACCTCTCCTTCCCCAGAAATCCAGACCTCACCCTCCCCCTTCTATGGGCACAACAAAATCCCCCCCAAAGCTgcttctccccctctccctttccccccaaACTCCCCATACCCGGAGCCAGGGGGCAGCTCCAAAACTCCCTTTGCAGCCTCCCAGAACCACAGGACAAGAATTACCCCAAGAACAGCTTTTGTTCTTCAGAATTCCCAAGTGAAatcccttctccccagcccagggagaggtttcccagctgctggcagagttTCAGAACGTGCAAGACATCAGCTGGTTCCAAAATATGAGGAGCCTTTTAGTGCAACAATCAACGAGAAGACTTTTCCTCCTGAAGTTTGAGAAGCTCTGGGAAGGTGTTGTCAGGAATAATAACAGGAGCAACCCTTG is part of the Pithys albifrons albifrons isolate INPA30051 chromosome 25, PitAlb_v1, whole genome shotgun sequence genome and encodes:
- the NXPH3 gene encoding neurexophilin-3, with translation MHLARSCIFLLIQGGISLLVLCGAEDPGKGAEQPEPQSQQRAPVQKIRELLSPKPLLTPTLLQNMTLLELLSSSRELLDILENPSERDHHTPHPRAQRDLGPPSGKLKKIFGWGDFYSNIKTVKLNLLITGKVVDHGNGTVNVFFQHNSTGHGNISVSLVPPTKAVEFDLEQQIFIEAKESKVFNCRVEYEKVDRAQKTSLCTYDPAKTCYHEHTQSHVSWVCSKPFKVICIYITFYSTDYRLVQKVCPDYNYHSDVPYFPSG